Proteins encoded within one genomic window of Brachybacterium sp. P6-10-X1:
- a CDS encoding SAF domain-containing protein, with product MAGTAPVMRLRRPRWKDPRLIVGIILVVASVLMGALLVSRLAATVPVLVVRSPIVPGDVIDPEDLTTVQLRLGEQEDLYVGTVEAIPEGAVATSAIQAGELLPLSAVGQASDVPLRPIVIPVDTTVAESVAPGAKVELWHTGSAPEDGGTGKAELLVSDGIVRHIDEGSSLGMRSMSVEVLVPRDDLAAVLQVLAQEERLDVIGVPGAYGVTP from the coding sequence GTGGCGGGGACTGCACCGGTGATGAGACTGCGTCGGCCGCGATGGAAGGATCCCCGGCTGATCGTCGGCATCATCCTGGTGGTGGCCAGCGTGCTCATGGGCGCCCTGCTGGTCTCCCGCCTGGCGGCCACGGTCCCCGTCCTGGTCGTGCGCAGCCCCATCGTCCCCGGAGACGTGATCGATCCCGAGGACCTGACGACGGTCCAGCTGCGTCTGGGCGAGCAGGAGGACCTCTACGTCGGCACGGTCGAGGCGATCCCGGAAGGAGCCGTCGCCACCAGCGCGATCCAGGCCGGAGAGCTGCTGCCGCTGTCCGCCGTCGGCCAGGCCTCCGACGTCCCGCTGCGACCGATCGTGATCCCCGTGGACACGACCGTCGCCGAGTCCGTGGCGCCGGGAGCGAAGGTCGAGCTCTGGCACACGGGCTCCGCCCCGGAGGACGGCGGCACGGGGAAGGCCGAGCTGCTGGTCTCCGACGGCATCGTCCGACACATCGACGAAGGAAGCTCGTTGGGGATGCGCTCCATGTCCGTCGAGGTGCTGGTGCCCCGTGACGATCTCGCCGCCGTCCTGCAGGTGCTCGCCCAGGAAGAGCGGCTCGACGTGATCGGCGTGCCCGGAGCGTACGGGGTCACCCCATGA
- a CDS encoding AlpA family transcriptional regulator, giving the protein MTPRFVPLSDVAEMLSISASQAYALVRSGELRAIKVGGRGQWRVEVSEIESYIERSYAATAQILEQERTLERQKSEGKR; this is encoded by the coding sequence ATGACGCCTCGCTTCGTACCGTTGTCCGATGTCGCTGAGATGCTGTCGATCTCGGCGTCGCAGGCGTATGCCCTGGTCCGATCCGGTGAGCTGCGCGCCATCAAGGTCGGCGGGCGCGGACAGTGGCGGGTCGAGGTCTCCGAGATCGAGTCCTACATCGAGCGCAGCTATGCGGCGACGGCCCAGATCCTCGAGCAGGAGCGCACGCTGGAGCGCCAGAAGTCCGAGGGGAAGCGTTAG
- a CDS encoding sensor histidine kinase produces MPSLSKFLADARALTGKEADWLQHLVGDWNLVSDLLRSDLVLWIQSAKGPQAVAHCRPATGSTVYYEDPVGTLLEADAVSEIPALLEGAEPVGGSTPIEREGREATGLLVPVRKNGSTLGVLAAESPVSDGIRSTNEIRQHQLGVRVLRMLQAGAFPIEGAPIPPRRGAPRVGDGVVELDGNGVVQWTSPNALSAFHRFGVEGDMEGITLAELSTDVLQTRSPVDESLPLVLMGRAAWRSDMQARGGTLSLRAVPLTEKEQRTGAIILVRDVTELRRRERELITKDATIREVHHRVKNNLQTVAALLRMQSRRMKSDEARDALSEAMRRVSTIALVHESLLQGSEEAVHFDDVIDRCLRLAVDAASATVHRAGAPRLTESQVEVRTEKSGRVGSIRAEEATPLALVVTELATNAVEHGLSETGGTLSVRSERTGSHLVINIEDDGEGMGAAKPTGLGTNIALTLVQGQLGGALTWQDCPDGGTRAVVDVYLDPLTL; encoded by the coding sequence ATGCCGAGCCTGTCCAAGTTCCTCGCCGACGCCCGCGCCCTGACCGGAAAGGAGGCCGACTGGCTCCAGCACCTCGTGGGGGACTGGAACCTCGTCTCCGATCTGCTCCGATCCGATCTGGTGCTGTGGATCCAGAGCGCGAAGGGGCCGCAGGCCGTGGCCCACTGCCGGCCCGCGACCGGCTCCACGGTCTATTACGAGGATCCGGTCGGGACCCTGCTCGAGGCCGACGCGGTCTCCGAGATCCCCGCGCTGCTCGAGGGGGCGGAGCCCGTCGGCGGATCCACCCCGATCGAACGTGAGGGCCGGGAAGCCACCGGTCTGCTGGTGCCGGTGCGCAAGAACGGCAGCACGCTGGGGGTGCTGGCGGCCGAGAGCCCGGTCAGCGACGGGATCCGCTCGACGAACGAGATCCGTCAGCATCAGCTCGGGGTGCGTGTGCTGCGGATGCTCCAGGCGGGCGCCTTCCCGATCGAGGGAGCGCCTATCCCACCCCGCCGTGGCGCGCCGAGGGTCGGGGACGGCGTCGTCGAGCTCGATGGCAATGGGGTGGTCCAGTGGACCTCGCCGAATGCGCTGTCCGCGTTCCACCGCTTCGGCGTCGAGGGCGACATGGAGGGCATCACCCTGGCCGAGCTGTCCACCGACGTGCTGCAGACGCGCAGCCCGGTGGACGAATCCTTGCCCCTGGTGCTCATGGGGCGCGCCGCCTGGCGCTCCGACATGCAGGCCCGCGGTGGGACGCTCTCCCTGCGCGCCGTGCCCCTGACCGAGAAGGAGCAGCGCACGGGTGCGATCATCTTGGTGCGCGACGTCACGGAGCTGCGCCGCCGGGAACGGGAGCTGATCACCAAGGACGCGACGATCCGCGAGGTCCACCACCGGGTCAAGAACAATCTCCAGACGGTCGCGGCGCTGCTGCGCATGCAGTCACGACGCATGAAGTCCGACGAGGCGCGTGACGCGCTGAGCGAGGCCATGCGCCGGGTCTCGACGATCGCCCTGGTCCATGAGTCCCTGCTGCAGGGTTCGGAGGAGGCCGTCCACTTCGACGACGTGATCGATCGCTGCCTGCGCCTGGCCGTGGACGCCGCCAGCGCGACCGTGCACCGGGCGGGAGCGCCGCGGCTCACCGAGTCCCAGGTGGAGGTGCGCACCGAGAAGAGCGGTCGGGTGGGGTCGATCCGGGCGGAGGAGGCGACTCCGCTGGCCTTGGTGGTCACGGAACTGGCCACGAACGCGGTGGAGCACGGGCTCTCGGAGACCGGTGGCACCCTGAGCGTGCGCAGCGAGCGGACCGGCTCGCATCTGGTCATCAACATCGAGGATGACGGCGAGGGGATGGGAGCGGCCAAGCCGACCGGACTGGGCACGAACATCGCGCTGACGCTGGTGCAGGGCCAGCTCGGGGGGGCCCTGACCTGGCAGGACTGTCCCGACGGGGGGACCCGGGCGGTGGTCGACGTGTACCTGGATCCGCTCACGCTCTGA
- a CDS encoding Rv3235 family protein, translating into MTTTGQRPAATSDAPETLSLHDPRVVERMVAPVARRAVEIVRDMRPENALSRIVTPEVGSLLSRRAALTRRLRATTGYAPPQRLLVSGVRTCVVNEHTVEASCVLREPDRARFLAMRWELRHSGWRVTVLEIG; encoded by the coding sequence ATGACCACCACCGGCCAGCGTCCCGCCGCGACCAGCGACGCCCCCGAGACCCTGTCCCTGCACGACCCCCGTGTGGTCGAGCGGATGGTCGCCCCGGTAGCGCGCCGTGCCGTGGAGATCGTGCGCGACATGCGGCCGGAGAACGCCCTGTCGCGGATCGTCACACCCGAGGTCGGGTCGCTGCTGTCCCGGCGTGCGGCGCTCACCCGGCGACTGCGGGCGACGACCGGTTATGCGCCGCCGCAGCGTCTTCTGGTCAGCGGAGTGCGCACCTGCGTCGTCAACGAGCACACGGTCGAGGCGAGCTGTGTGCTGCGTGAACCCGACCGTGCGCGCTTCCTGGCGATGCGGTGGGAGCTGCGGCACTCCGGTTGGCGGGTGACGGTCCTGGAGATCGGCTGA
- a CDS encoding DUF2505 domain-containing protein → MKLRETLTLPLSARTAATMYADQEYTAIRRETLKATSASSQVDGDPVGAFTVRTELTMPTDKVPDIARRFVGSTITIRETQTWSAPEPDGSRSGTMELEVAGTPAGLKGSLRLAPTGELTCSVDIDGDLVAKVPLLGPRLEKAAVPYVSTVLRAEEKSARTYADRADD, encoded by the coding sequence ATGAAGCTCCGCGAGACGTTGACCCTGCCGCTGTCGGCGCGCACCGCCGCCACGATGTACGCCGATCAGGAGTACACCGCGATCCGTCGGGAGACCCTGAAGGCGACCAGCGCGTCCTCCCAGGTCGACGGCGACCCGGTCGGCGCCTTCACCGTGCGGACCGAGCTCACGATGCCGACGGACAAGGTCCCGGACATCGCCCGTCGTTTCGTGGGTTCGACCATCACCATCCGGGAGACCCAGACGTGGTCCGCCCCCGAGCCCGACGGCAGCCGCAGCGGCACCATGGAGCTCGAGGTGGCCGGGACCCCCGCCGGGTTGAAGGGATCCTTGCGTCTTGCCCCCACCGGCGAACTGACCTGCAGCGTCGACATCGATGGCGACCTGGTGGCCAAGGTTCCGCTGCTGGGCCCCCGGCTCGAGAAGGCCGCTGTCCCCTACGTCTCCACGGTGCTGCGCGCCGAGGAGAAGTCCGCCCGGACCTACGCGGATCGCGCCGACGACTGA
- a CDS encoding WhiB family transcriptional regulator: MDWRHRAECLNHDPELFFPIGNTGPAITQIQEAKAVCQKCDVMTACLKFALESGQDSGVWGGLSEDERRSLKRRNARARRAS; the protein is encoded by the coding sequence ATGGACTGGCGCCACCGTGCCGAGTGCCTCAACCATGATCCCGAGCTGTTCTTCCCGATCGGGAACACCGGACCGGCGATCACGCAGATCCAGGAGGCGAAGGCGGTGTGCCAGAAGTGCGACGTCATGACGGCTTGCCTGAAGTTCGCCCTCGAGTCCGGTCAGGACTCGGGCGTCTGGGGAGGTCTTTCCGAGGATGAGCGTCGCTCCTTGAAGCGTCGCAACGCGCGCGCCCGCCGCGCCAGCTGA
- a CDS encoding ABC transporter permease — MARRTPLKLTPLRRHLAAVLTIALSCAFVAIMVLAGNLMQASLASQATQQYEGADLEISRPLTDQQFAAEQPLAAPEIDGAEQTWPLLANYLQLSSQEDGGSAFLSATMLPPSATAEQTLAEGELPSEADEVVLDTAAAEALKVTLGDTVTLPADFSPTSQETSFTVTGLAPTAEGSVFGGTPRVLVSDANAAALLGPTEGTLTETWLASVPEDTDPATVAESASSGDLSVRTVEEAEQEATENVTQGAASLGLMLGVFVVIALFTSAVVIANTFAVTIAQRTRSLALLRTLGATRGQVRRVVLRESLLVGVLGAVAGLVGGHLLVQAALGAADALGWLDGLLIVPVGLWSVLLPVIAGVVITRGASLAPMRAATRVAPLQALRPEPPSQRRGLGARGLIGIVAVVLGVLALVGGTVLAVQGTPSLGILLAMAGGVISFTGMLLVLIVLTRPLSSLIGAIMGHVGGLPAKVASANVARNPRRSAATIAALLIGTTLMTMMAVGARTAETTLTTELDSRRPIDLIVSAEEMPEDGVEQVAGIKGIDGAQPAARTDIDVGVTEPMTLYGASPEAVRETSHRPGMADELEDGVVLLGSDRAERFGVTDGQTLQVEGADGTPQQLQVQIDANLAISLVTPATLEQIAGGGATPVVLGDFADPGTAERADIDVMSLANSITEQTATSGWSAVSTDVGGAEREMYGQILDILLGIVVALLAVAVVVALVGVANTLSLGVVERTSENALLRALGTTRRQMRAMLGWEGVLLAVVGAVLGIIIGSAYGVFGINALLGSTYPVTITIPWGQVGLVLLLAILAGGAASVLPGRAAARTAPAAALAGGE, encoded by the coding sequence ATGGCACGCCGCACCCCGCTGAAGCTCACCCCGCTGCGCCGCCACCTCGCGGCCGTCCTGACCATCGCGCTGTCCTGCGCGTTCGTTGCCATCATGGTGCTGGCCGGCAACCTCATGCAGGCCTCGCTGGCCTCCCAGGCCACCCAGCAGTACGAGGGGGCGGATCTGGAGATCTCCCGCCCCCTGACCGACCAGCAGTTCGCCGCCGAGCAGCCGCTGGCGGCTCCCGAGATCGACGGCGCCGAGCAGACCTGGCCGCTGCTGGCCAACTACCTGCAGCTGAGCTCCCAGGAGGACGGCGGCAGCGCCTTCCTCTCCGCGACCATGCTCCCGCCCTCGGCCACGGCCGAGCAGACCCTGGCCGAGGGCGAGCTGCCCTCGGAGGCCGACGAGGTCGTGCTCGACACCGCGGCCGCCGAAGCTCTCAAGGTGACCCTCGGCGACACCGTCACGCTGCCGGCCGACTTCTCTCCCACCAGCCAGGAGACGAGCTTCACGGTCACCGGACTCGCCCCCACCGCGGAGGGCTCCGTGTTCGGCGGCACGCCCCGGGTGCTGGTCTCGGACGCGAATGCCGCTGCCCTGCTGGGCCCCACGGAGGGCACGCTCACCGAGACCTGGTTGGCATCCGTCCCCGAGGACACGGACCCGGCGACGGTCGCCGAGTCCGCGAGCAGCGGCGATCTCTCGGTGCGCACCGTCGAGGAGGCCGAGCAGGAGGCGACCGAGAACGTCACCCAAGGCGCGGCCTCGCTGGGGCTGATGCTCGGAGTGTTCGTGGTGATCGCCCTGTTCACGAGCGCCGTCGTCATCGCCAACACCTTCGCGGTCACGATCGCTCAGCGCACCCGCTCCCTCGCCCTGCTGCGCACCCTCGGGGCCACCCGTGGCCAGGTGCGTCGCGTGGTGCTGCGCGAATCCTTGCTGGTCGGGGTGCTCGGAGCCGTCGCCGGCCTGGTCGGTGGGCACCTGCTGGTCCAAGCCGCTCTCGGCGCGGCCGACGCGCTGGGCTGGCTCGACGGGCTCCTGATCGTCCCGGTCGGCCTGTGGTCGGTGCTGCTGCCGGTGATCGCCGGCGTGGTCATCACCCGGGGGGCGAGCCTGGCCCCGATGCGCGCGGCAACCCGGGTGGCACCGCTCCAGGCGCTGCGGCCCGAGCCGCCCTCGCAGCGCCGCGGCCTCGGCGCCCGCGGCCTGATCGGCATCGTCGCGGTCGTGCTCGGCGTCCTCGCCCTGGTCGGTGGCACAGTGCTGGCCGTGCAGGGAACGCCCTCACTCGGGATCCTGCTGGCGATGGCCGGGGGCGTGATCAGCTTCACCGGCATGCTGCTGGTGCTGATCGTCCTCACCCGACCGCTGTCCTCCCTGATCGGCGCGATCATGGGGCACGTCGGCGGGCTTCCGGCGAAGGTGGCCAGCGCCAACGTCGCCCGGAATCCCCGGCGCAGCGCCGCCACCATCGCGGCCCTGCTCATCGGCACCACGTTGATGACGATGATGGCCGTCGGCGCGCGCACGGCGGAGACCACCCTCACCACTGAACTCGACTCCCGACGCCCGATCGACCTCATCGTCAGCGCCGAGGAAATGCCCGAGGACGGGGTCGAACAGGTCGCCGGGATCAAGGGCATCGACGGAGCTCAGCCCGCCGCCCGCACGGACATCGACGTCGGGGTCACCGAACCGATGACGCTGTACGGCGCGTCCCCCGAGGCGGTGCGCGAGACCTCCCACCGGCCCGGAATGGCGGACGAGCTGGAGGACGGCGTCGTGCTGCTCGGGTCCGATCGGGCCGAGCGATTCGGTGTCACCGACGGTCAGACCCTGCAGGTCGAGGGGGCCGACGGGACCCCGCAGCAGCTGCAGGTGCAGATCGACGCCAACCTGGCGATATCCCTGGTCACGCCAGCCACCCTCGAGCAGATCGCCGGAGGCGGGGCCACCCCCGTGGTCCTGGGCGACTTCGCCGACCCGGGCACCGCCGAGCGTGCCGACATCGACGTGATGTCCCTGGCCAACTCGATCACCGAGCAGACCGCCACGTCAGGCTGGTCCGCGGTCAGCACCGACGTCGGAGGCGCCGAACGCGAGATGTACGGGCAGATCCTCGACATCCTCCTGGGCATCGTCGTGGCCCTGCTCGCCGTCGCCGTGGTGGTCGCGCTGGTGGGAGTGGCCAACACCCTCAGCCTCGGCGTCGTCGAACGCACATCCGAGAACGCCCTGCTGCGGGCGCTGGGCACCACGCGGCGCCAGATGCGGGCCATGCTCGGCTGGGAAGGCGTCCTGCTCGCCGTGGTCGGAGCCGTGCTCGGTATCATCATCGGCAGCGCGTACGGGGTGTTCGGCATCAACGCTCTGCTGGGATCGACCTACCCGGTCACGATCACCATCCCCTGGGGGCAGGTCGGCCTGGTGCTGCTGCTCGCGATCCTCGCCGGGGGCGCGGCCTCGGTCCTGCCGGGACGGGCCGCAGCCCGCACGGCGCCGGCGGCAGCGCTGGCCGGGGGTGAGTGA
- a CDS encoding pilus assembly protein CpaE, whose translation MIDIVLCASGSDEVRIVHDLAQDRSRRARVVRRCADLAETLAVTAAGIGDVVLIDVSVRGLGREPLATMMREAAVVGLRSEDAPEQTTLGLRRVLPAGSSIEEILTAISAAVASDDEDAAAWVQEPIGAAPERSGRLVAVWGPTGAPRRSTIAMNLAAEAALAGRETILVDADTYGPSQSQMLGVLDETPGLVAACRAHDRDTLDEDTLDSLLPLAQPRLHLLSGIGVPARWAEVRRTSMDGVWQALSRRGELTVADVGAVLEEDEELSYDTAAPQRNAATISALENADAVLAVVAADPVSITRLVREHSRLEDLGVRELHVVVNRVGSPVPADTVRELIGSRLPSSSLYVLPDDPVACRTAAWDGALLAESAPRSPLRKGLRELARSSALLGQEDPASGPVEASAPG comes from the coding sequence ATGATCGACATCGTCCTGTGCGCCTCCGGCAGCGATGAGGTGCGGATCGTCCACGACCTCGCTCAGGACCGCAGTCGCAGAGCTCGAGTGGTGCGTCGGTGCGCTGATCTCGCCGAGACCCTGGCGGTGACCGCAGCCGGAATCGGGGACGTCGTCCTGATCGACGTCTCCGTCCGTGGGCTTGGCCGGGAGCCCCTCGCCACGATGATGCGCGAGGCCGCAGTGGTGGGATTGCGCTCCGAGGACGCCCCGGAGCAGACCACCCTGGGGCTGCGGCGCGTCCTGCCCGCCGGCTCATCGATCGAGGAGATCCTCACGGCGATCTCCGCCGCCGTCGCCTCCGACGACGAGGACGCCGCGGCCTGGGTGCAGGAACCCATCGGTGCGGCGCCCGAGAGGTCCGGACGGCTGGTCGCGGTGTGGGGCCCGACCGGCGCCCCCCGCCGGTCGACGATCGCGATGAACCTCGCCGCCGAAGCGGCGCTGGCCGGGCGGGAGACGATCCTGGTGGACGCCGACACCTACGGTCCCTCGCAGAGCCAGATGCTCGGAGTGCTCGACGAGACCCCGGGCCTCGTCGCCGCCTGCCGGGCCCACGATCGCGACACCCTCGACGAGGACACCCTGGACTCGCTGCTCCCGCTCGCCCAGCCGCGTCTGCACCTGCTCAGCGGGATCGGCGTACCAGCGCGCTGGGCGGAGGTGCGGCGCACCTCGATGGACGGGGTCTGGCAGGCGCTCTCGCGCCGCGGCGAGCTCACCGTCGCCGACGTCGGGGCCGTGCTCGAGGAGGACGAGGAACTCAGCTATGACACGGCCGCGCCCCAGCGCAATGCGGCGACGATCAGCGCGCTCGAGAACGCCGACGCCGTCCTCGCCGTGGTCGCTGCGGATCCGGTGAGCATCACGCGCCTGGTGCGTGAGCACTCCCGGCTCGAGGATCTCGGTGTGCGTGAGCTGCACGTGGTGGTCAACCGGGTCGGTTCCCCGGTACCTGCGGACACGGTGCGCGAGCTGATCGGCTCCCGTCTGCCGTCGTCCTCCCTGTACGTGCTGCCCGACGATCCCGTCGCCTGCCGGACCGCGGCCTGGGACGGCGCGCTGCTGGCGGAGTCGGCACCGCGCTCGCCGCTGCGCAAAGGACTGCGGGAGCTCGCCCGGTCCTCGGCGCTGCTCGGCCAGGAGGACCCCGCCTCGGGCCCGGTGGAGGCCTCTGCGCCCGGGTGA
- a CDS encoding LysM peptidoglycan-binding domain-containing protein, whose amino-acid sequence MGSDDETAATAAARPASAAVSAVLAAVGALVMASALTALWPTASRGADEDALIAAVLMTIAGFGTMLCGYLVVIWSLAVMALLAGPASRTGVTVLLALRVLAPRVASRVTLGAAVATTATGLVLVPATAADPGAGEGDAARPLTTAVSSQLVPTAPSDTAPSDTAPSQPEHDPEPVAEAPGSTTDEDGDSPQLPPLGWGEQPSTGDAAPLNTDAAGTEGTEPSTAPAPAQEGSTPSTPPRTVEVHAGDSLWSITDDLLGPAPDDPSEIASAWPALHEANHLVIGPDPDHLEPGQELIVPASLSRQEH is encoded by the coding sequence ATGGGGTCCGACGACGAGACCGCGGCGACTGCGGCCGCCCGTCCGGCATCCGCCGCAGTGAGCGCGGTGCTCGCGGCAGTCGGAGCGCTGGTGATGGCGAGCGCGCTGACCGCCCTGTGGCCGACGGCGTCCCGGGGTGCGGACGAGGACGCGCTGATCGCGGCGGTGCTGATGACGATCGCCGGCTTCGGAACGATGCTCTGCGGGTATCTCGTCGTGATCTGGTCTCTGGCTGTGATGGCTCTTCTCGCCGGGCCCGCGAGCCGCACCGGCGTGACGGTGCTCCTCGCCCTGCGAGTGCTCGCGCCCCGGGTGGCATCGCGTGTGACGCTCGGCGCCGCCGTCGCCACCACGGCGACCGGTCTCGTGCTCGTCCCGGCCACCGCGGCCGATCCGGGTGCCGGAGAGGGCGATGCGGCGAGGCCGCTGACGACCGCGGTGTCCTCGCAGCTCGTGCCCACGGCACCCTCGGACACGGCCCCCTCGGACACGGCACCCTCGCAGCCCGAGCACGATCCCGAGCCCGTCGCAGAGGCTCCCGGGTCCACCACGGATGAGGACGGCGACTCCCCCCAGCTGCCCCCGCTGGGATGGGGCGAACAGCCCTCGACGGGCGACGCCGCACCCCTGAACACGGATGCCGCAGGCACCGAGGGCACCGAACCGTCGACTGCCCCGGCGCCCGCCCAGGAGGGTTCGACGCCCTCGACTCCCCCGCGCACCGTCGAGGTGCACGCTGGGGACTCCCTCTGGAGCATCACCGACGATCTGCTCGGTCCTGCCCCGGACGACCCGTCCGAGATCGCGTCGGCCTGGCCGGCGCTCCATGAGGCCAATCACCTGGTCATCGGGCCGGATCCCGACCATCTCGAACCCGGGCAGGAGCTGATCGTGCCCGCATCCCTTTCCCGCCAGGAGCACTGA